The Arvicola amphibius chromosome 11, mArvAmp1.2, whole genome shotgun sequence genome has a segment encoding these proteins:
- the Sertm1 gene encoding serine-rich and transmembrane domain-containing protein 1, whose translation MSGADPSSAFAGSVENGTFLELFPTSLSTSVDPSSGHLSNVYVYVSIFLSLLAFLLLLLIIALQRLKNIISSSSSYPEYPSDAGSSFTNLEVCSISSQRSTFSNLSS comes from the coding sequence ATGTCTGGGGCTGACCCTTCCTCTGCATTTGCAGGGAGTGTGGAGAACGGAACCTTTCTGGAGCTGTTTCCCACGTCGCTGTCCACATCGGTAGACCCGTCCTCGGGCCATCTGTCCAACGTCTACGTCTATGTGTCCATATTCCTCAGCCTCCTcgccttcctgcttctgctgctgatCATTGCTCTCCAGAGGCTGAAAAACATCATCTCCTCCAGTTCCTCCTACCCGGAGTACCCAAGTGATGCTGGGAGCTCTTTCACCAATTTGGAAGTCTGTAGCATCTCCTCTCAGAGGTCTACATTTTCAAACCTCTCATcgtga